The Deltaproteobacteria bacterium genome contains the following window.
GTTATTATTAAGGTTATGGAAGAACTGAGGGCCGAAAAAGAGAGGGCTGAATGTGCCAATGAAGCAAAAAGTATGTTCCTGGCAAATATGTCTCATGAAATTCGTACTCCTCTCACGGCCATTATCGGGTTTTCGGAAATTCTCAAAGATACTGCGCTCGATGAAAATCAGCTTGATTTTTTGCAGACCGTCTATGAAAGCGCTCAAATGCTCCTGGAGACGATCAATGATATTCTCGATATATCCAAGATAGAGGCCAACCAGCTGGAGCTTGAAATTGTCGATTTTAATCTTGCTAAACTTGTCGAAGTGGTAATGGATATTTTCAGCCCCCAGCATATGGCCCAGAATATAGACCTCCGGCTTCATTTGGTCCCTTCGGTTAACAAACACTACCTTGGTGATCCGACCCGCATCCGGCATATTTTGACAAACCTTCTTTCCAATGCCCTCAAATTCACAGAAGAGGGATCTGTTACACTCTCTGTCAGTCCTGTCGATAATGAGGAAAAGGGCGCCGGAAAAGAAAGGTGGAGTAAAAAAATCGATTTTATCCGCTTCTCCGTTAAGGATACGGGTATCGGTATTGCTATTGACACGCAGGATATAATTTTTGATACTTTTACCCAGGCCGATATGTCGACGACGAGGAAGTTTGGCGGGACGGGGCTCGGGCTTCATATTGCAAAAAAACTTGCCGAATTGATGGGCAGCAACATAGAACTTGATTCCAGGGAGGGAGAAGGGAGTGAGTTTTCATTTGTCCTTGCCCTTGAAGAGTCACCGGCAGGCAAGCGAAGGGATGAAAGCCCGCCTAAAGAAAATGAAGAAAAAGCCGTCCCTGATTTTAGCGGGAAAAAGGTGATTGTCGCGGAAGATAACCTCTATAATCAGAAACTGATAAAGACCTTGTTGGGCAAGTTTAAATTTGCCTGCCACATTGTTTCCAATGGTGAGGAAGCTTTTGAAGAGATAAAAGAGAGCAGCTACGATATCTGTTTAATGGATATGCATATGCCTGTCCTCGGCGGGGTAGAGGCAACAGAAAAACTCCGCTCACAGGGGGTTGATATGCCCATAATCGCCCTTACCGCTTCTGTTACGGAAGAAGATATGAATAAGTGCCTGAAAGCGGGAATGAATGATTTTCTCGTTAAACCGATTGATGAAGATGAAATGATCGAGAAAATAATAAACTGTTTGGAAGGGAGAGCAGGGCAGTGACGCCGGGCATATTGAAAGTGAGTTTTTGTTTATGTTGCTGAAAAAGCTATCTTTTTATAGTCTTTATTTTTTTATTATACTCTTTGTTACGGCAGTAGCCCTTGAATTGCTTTCTCTTCCTGCTATCTATATTTCATCAGGTGAGTGGGTTTCCGCAAGTCAGATACAGGAAACACTGAAAGAGAAAAAAACTTTTCCCCATAAAAAGGATATTTTAGCGAAGGAAGTTCCCGACCGGTGGATTAAAGAGTATATTCTTCATCCTTACCTGGGTTTTGTAAGAAATTACAGAGCAGGTCTTCACAAACTGGCTGGACGTACCGTAACGGTTCCCGTTAATGAGTATGGCTTTTTCGGTGCGGGCCCGCCCCTTGAAAAGAATGAAAAAAGTATTTCTGTTGCCATTATGGGGGGGTCGCTGGCTGCTGAATTTTTTTTGTACGGCAGAGAGATTTTTGAAGAGGAACTGGCTAAAATCCCTGCTTTTTCAGGCAAAAAAATAAACCTCTATTCAATTGCTCTGGGAGGGATGAAGCAGCCTCAGCAGGTTTTGGCCCTTAATTATTTCATGAGCCTCGGCGCCCGCTTTGATATGGTTATCAATATTGATGGTTTTAATGAAATGGCTCTGCCGCAGAATGAAAATATACCCTTTGGCGTATTTCCTTATTACCCTCGCCTATGGAGGTCTTATGCTTCAAAAGCGATGGATATTGAAAGCGCCGTGCTTATGGCTGGAATATACCGGGAAAAAGCAAGGAATGAAGAGTGGAGAAGGTTTTTTTCTAAAAGGCCTTTCAATATAAGCAACTTCTTTTTGGCGCTCTGGCATGTGGCAGAGACAAACAGTAAAAGGAAAATTGCGACTCTTGAAAAAGAATTCAATAAGAGGCTCAGGGAGAAAGGAACAGAAGAATTGTCACCACAGGAGGCCGGGCCTCCCTATAAATTTGGATCATTTATGGATATCTTTAATGATGCAGCCGGTTTTTGGGGAAGGTCTTCCCGGCAGATGTGGGACTTATGCAAAGGGGAGGACATTCTCTATTTTCACTTCCTCCAGCCTAACCAGTATGTTCCTCATAGCAAGAAGCTGACGGAAGAAGAGATGAAAGTGGCATATATAGGCGTCAATGAGAATGATATGTTAAGTTATTACAGGATGGGTGTTGAGTACGGCTACCCTCTGTTACAAATGGAGGGACAAAAGATGAGCCAGACAGGACTCCCCTTTTTCGACCTGACGGGGGCATTTAAAAATGTCGATAAATCGGTATACAGGGATCGCTGCTGTCATTTAAATGACTTTGGATATAATCTTTTGGCGAGGGATATTGCTGCTTTGATTGGTGAAAATGCACATTGAGGGTTTGCCGGTTATAAACGGTTTATACGCCATGGTTGTCTCTCCGGAGAGGGCCGGGGCGGGATAATTTAAGCGCAAAGGATAATTCTGTTGCTCCCCTCTGATTTCGCCCGGGAAAGCGCCTGGTCTGCCTTTCTAATCAGGTCATGGGGGGTTTTTGCATCATCGGGGAGTGAAGCGACGCCTATGGTGGCATAAACAAAGCCAGGAGCTTGCAGTTTCCTGTGCTGAAAGGAGTGGTTGTTAATTTTTTCAACAAGTGACTCTGCAAGCTTAAGAGCGCCCTCCTTGCCGGTTTCAGGTAAGATAAGCGCCAGTTCTTCCTCGTCGTAGCGACAGGGGATATCGATTTTCCTTATGCTTGATTTTATAAAGCTTGACAACTCCTTTAGCAGGTCGTCACCTGCCCCCTGGCCGTTAGTGTCGTTATAATCCTTAAGGTTGTCAAGGCCCATCAAAAGGAGGGAAAGACTCTGTTTGTTCCTCTTCGCTCTTTCTTGCTCCATCTCAAGTTTTTCATGGAAAAAGAGTTTGTTATACAAACCCGTCAGACCGTCTTTAATGGCTATTTTTTTGATTTCTTCAAAAAGCCTGGTGTTTTCCATGGCGACACAGACATGTTCCGCAATACTGTTAAAGAGTTGCACATCCGAGTCGTTAAATTTTTCCGGTTTGTCTTTATAACCGCAGATGAGTCCCAGCACCTCGCCTCGCCTCATGAAGGGAATAATGAGGACAGAGTTTATTTCTTCACTTAACAGTTCTTCAGGGAGAGGAGACGGGCCGTCGCCTATATCTTCAATGAGTTTCTTCCGTCCCGTCAAGATGGCCCTTCCGTAAAGACCCTGCCCTATCTTTTCTCTATATTCCAGGGCTTTGCCGGTGTCAAAGCCGATTGCAGAGGCTACATAGATTTCCTCCCGATCCTCTGAGACAAGCATGATGAGAATTTTCTCAATCTTCATGCTTTCACTGATGTTGTTAACGAGCTGCTCCAATAATGCTTCTATTTCAAGGGTTGAATTCATTGTTTTGCTGATATTGTAGATAGTGAAAAGTTCCAGCAGGCGCTGGCCCAACTCCTTTTTTGTACTTTCAAGTGATGCGGCCATACCATTGAAACCTTCCGATAAAGTTCCTATCTCATCCCTGTTTTTTACAGGAACTCTCACGGAAAGATCACCGCCTGAAATCTTTTTGAAGGTCTTAAGTATGTTTTGCAGGTTTTTTGTGATAATAAAAGAGAGAAGCAGGCTGATTATAGTGAAGAAGACGATAAGTCTCATGAACCAAAAACCGGCCATTTTTATGTTGTTTTCCCTGATCTCCTTATTGATTGTTTCAACGGAGAATTCCAGGTTTATGGCCCCCAAAACATCGCCTTCCTTTGCGTATTTATGACAGCCGAGTTGTTCGGTGCACCCTTTTTTTCTTGCCTTATAGGGTATTAATACCCTGGCATTATCACCTTCAAAGAGATAAATAGGCCGGCCCGTCCTGATTACTTCTTCATCAACAGCGTCTTTTGCCTGCTCTCTGATGTCGATGGGCTTAAGGCGTCTCAGTTCGTTTATCTCGCTAAGGGTCAGGGTAATATTTTCTTTGACATAAAGGATTTCATCTTCCAGGTCCAGACGGTCTTCACTATCGCTTGTATTGGTTAACTTCTCTTTCAGTAAGGATAGTTCCCTGCCATAAGATTTGAGGTCTATTTCCAGTTTGGGAATAATGTCCTTTTCATTAATTTCATGAAATATTTCATTCGTTCTATTGCCACGGATGACCCTCACATCCTTAAGGCCCGTCAATTCTTCAGACATAGATTCAAAAAGGCGAAAGCGCATTTCCATTTTGTTTGATTTCATGAGTTCATTGAGAGAGACCCTTACGTTTTCGGCAAAGAGAAAGGCCCAATCCTTAATTACCTGATGGCTGATTCTTTTTTCCTTTTCGGCGTTGTACCTTATATCCCATATGGTGAGGATAATCAGGATAATACCGATTGCACCCAAAAATTTAGTGCTTAAACTAAGATCTGAAATTCTTTTTTTCATGATAAAAAACGATAAAAGTTCGGCCTAGAATAATCCTTCATTTTTAAAAACAATTGCCGGTGATAGGTTTTTCTCTTTTTAAGCGATTTTTTCCAATGAAATTTATAGACCTGCTCTTTATTAGTTTCGAGTCCACGTCTTTTTTTATTGTGGCAAGCCGTACAGACCTGGGGATTCTCGGAGCCGTAAGTCTGGCCCCATGACTTTGCCTGGCTTCTGTCGAAGTTGCCGGGCCTGCTCTCATGGAGAGAAAGATATTCACTGCCCGGTCCATGGCAGGATTCACAGCCCACGCCAATCCTGTCAGCGGTCTTATTAATGTCAATAAAGCCGCCTTTTTTTCTATAACCTGTTGTATGGCATTTTAAACACCTCTCTTCTTTTGTATAATCCTTCTGAGGATCAAGTCCCGCCTTGATTTTAGCTCTTTTCTTGACGCCCGGTTTCAGCGTTTCAAAGGCCCTCCCATGGGTACTTAATTTCCAGTCCGATACATGGGCTTTGTGACAACTGCAAGCATTTGAACCAATATATTTAGGCGCAGAGGCAAGGGCTGTTTGAGTAAAGAAAAAATAGATACTAAATAAAAGCAAAGTGACTATCTGCTTGACATGCATTGCACTCTCCCCTTTTTTTTCAAGTTAAATTCTTTTTGCTGCAATTAGTTTACTTCCCGGGGGCCTCTCCTCTTTGTTAACAGAGGATTTACAGCCCTCTAAAATAAAAGCGTGAGCTTTCGGCAGATGATTATAGCATTTGTTGGGTTGCGATAAAAGTCAAAGTCTTTTTTCCGGTTCTCTCTAAATAAAAAGTACGGCTTAACGCTTTACCAGCGCAAGCCCGCATGTAATATTCAGGGAGAGTACCCTTTGATTAGTCATATTGAATCATGGGAGACCATAGGGATTGAGAGGGCAATAGGGATGCCCGGACCCTGGTTTGGATGGGTCAAAGCCGGGCCTTTTACTTCAAAATAGGGCTCTCGCGCTATTTCGTTTTTTTGCCGCCCTGAAAGGCTTGTTTTTCAATTAATGCGTCCCTTAAGTCTCTCCTTATTGATGACAGTAAAAACCTCAGAGATTTATACCATATTCTTTTTAAAAAGTATTATAAAAATACTTTTGCCCATGAGACTTAAAGGGCAGGGAAGCCCCCGCTAAAGGGCCATGTACATTTACGGTAAAAATAATTCTTTTTAAATCACAGGTATTGACAATAGCTATGCTGCCGGGAGTAAAGTTTTTTTCGCTATTCTTCCGTGCAAAACCTTCGGAACTCTTCTTTTTTAACTGTTTTGGCACTAAATTTGTATTACTTTGTCTAATAAAAGGCAAATGAACAAGATTTTAGTTCCTTATTAAGGTAAAATTAAATGGGTGCCTATGATGAAACTGAGCAGAAGAAAATTTATAGTCCAGATGGCGCTTTTTGCAGGATGGCTCCTTAGGCCCCGTCTGTCTTTCCCTTCGGGCTCTCAATTCTTCGGGGCGCCTTTAGCCCCTCCTGGCGGGGAAGCGGGTGAAGTTGCATTAAAAAATATCGATTTCTTTCTTAAAGAGAACGTTAATTACGATATCAACTTTCTCTGGTTTAGCAAGGCAGCGGTTGGAAAGCTGAATTTTTCAAGAGAGGGGCCGGGCTTTAAGGCTATTCTTGAAGCGGAAACAAAGGGGTTTATCGGTTTTCTTACCTTTTACAGGAAGCATAGCTATATTTCTCACATGTCATATTTACCTGATTCAAGGCAGTTGCGTGTCGATTTTTTCGAAAGGCATGTTAAAGTCGGCAGCAATGAGGAAAAAACCTATACCTGGACGGATTACAACAGGCGGGTGTTGCGCCGTGAGGAGTACAAAAAGGGAAAAAAAATAGAGGATGTAAAAGAGCTTATTCCCGAGGGCGTCATCTATGAAGATATTTTGTCGGCTTTTTACAATGTAAGGCTTGGTTATTACGGGCCGATCAGGCGGGGCAGGCAGTTTACCGTCCGTTCATTGCCCAGTGACGGTGTCTCAACGATTGAAGTTAGCTTTACGACAAAGGAAGACGCCATCAAAAGCAGGGACCTTTTTGGCAATAAATTTGATGAAAATATGTTCAGCGCCAGAGTAAAAGTTCCAAGAGATCTGTTTAAGTCGAAAACAGGCGAAGTCTCCATACTTTTTGATGATGCTCTTGTCCCTGTTTATGGTGTTGTGAAGGATTATATCGGTTTTGGAGACATAATGGGTATTCTCAAGAGAGAGGGGGAGGTGGTCCAGGCCCATTCTCAACGATTGATCGGGAAGGACGGTTGATTCCCCCCATCTGTTAGCAGAAAGGGCGTGAATCTTTACGATCTTTGCGGGAGATCAGCCTTTAAAGCGTTTACATCCCTTGCCCCATAGGGCAGGGGATATCCAGCAGCGGGCATTCCTTGCAAAGCGGTTTTGTTTTGCAATGCTCCTTTCCGTGGCGGACAATGAGGGCGTGGTATTCGTTGTAAAGCTGAACATCTTCTTCGAGATGGGCCATAAAATAGTCCTGTATCTGGTGATAGGTATGCTCCTCATGGAGGATAGCCAGGCGCGAAAAGATCCTTTTTGTATAGGCGTCTACAACAAAGGCAGGGTAATTCCCGGCATAGAGCAAAATGGAATCGGCTGTTTCCGGTCCGATTCCCTTTACTTCCAGCAAAGCCTTGCGTATCTCTGTCAGATTAAGGGAAAACATGGCGTCAAGATCACCCTTGAAGTGACGGAAGAGAAAGGCCATAAAGGCCTTGAGACGTTTAGCCTTTATATTAAAATAACCTGAAGGACGAATAAGTTCTGCCAGTTGGTCCTTATCGATATGGTTTAGCCCCCGGGGATTTAAAAGGCCTGCTTCTTTCAGGTTTGAAATAGCTTTTTCAACATTAGTCCAGTTTGTGTTTTGAGTCAGTATTGCGCCCATAATGATTTCGAAGGGGCTGTCTCCCGGCCACCAGTGCTGGGGGCCATAGGCCTCAAACATTTTATTATAAACCTTTTTCAACATGCCGTTAAATGAGCGCTTTAAGGCTTTCCCTCTCCTTTGCCGTAAGGGGACGAATTTTCCCCGGCGCCAGGCTGCCGAGCTTTAAAGGTCCCAGGCTGACCCTTTTAAGTTTTATTACCCTGTGCCCAATGGCCTCAAACATGCGGCGCACCTGCCTGTTTCTCCCTTCATGGATAATAATTTCAACCCATGCTCTCGTCCCCTCTTTTTTAAGAAGGCGGGTTCTGGCAGGGGCTGTCATTCCGTCTTCCAGCATGATACCCTTTTCAAGTTTCGACAAAGCTTCCTGTGATGGTATGCCCTTAACCTTTGCCTCGTAGCGCTTATCTACTTCCTTTTTGGGATGTGTCAGGTTATTTGCCGTTTCACCATCGTTGGTGATGATAAGAAGTCCTGATGTGTCGTAATCGAGTCTTCCCACAGGATAGACCCTTACTTCAATCGAGGAAAGGAGGTCCGCAACGGTTTTTCTGCCACGGGGGTCCTTCATGGTTGTCACATAGCCTGTCGGTTTGTTGAGGAGGTAGTAGACTTTCTTCTCTGCGAAAGAGAGCTTGCGGCCCTCTACCTGGATAAGGTCCTTTTCGGGGTCTGCTTTTGTGCCGAGCTCGGTAACGGTTTTTCCATTGACCTTTACTTTTCCCGACAGGATGATTTTTTCCGCTTCCCGCCTGGAAGCCACGCCGGCCCGGGCAAGGATTTTTTGCAGCCTTATAAGATTCAAGGGATAGCGCCTTTCCTGCGTGAAAGGTCGATGAGGAGGCCTTCAAGGAGGCCGTAGTCACTGATGGTCATTTCATTAAAACGGAATTCTTCCATTGTTTTCAGTACGATTATTGTGCCGGCGATGATAAGGTCGGCCCTTCCTTCTTCAAGGGCCTCTATGGAAGCACGCCCGGAATGAGTCATTCTGCAAAGACGCTGGAAAAGTGCCTCAATGGCCTGCTTTGTGAGAACATAGTTATTGATTTTTCCGGAGTCGTAAACCTTGAGATCCTGATGGAGAGCAGCAAGGGTGGTAATCGTTCCTGCTGTGCCGACAAGAAGGGGCTCATGGGCTTTTTCAATGACAGGGAGTTGGGGGAGTTCCTTTTTCAGTTCGGCCAGAAATCCCTCAACGACAGAAGATATTTTTTCGATGTCCTTTTGAGAAGGAGGGTCTGATGCAAGATACTTTTCCGTCATGGACACGACACCCATATTGAGGCTCTTGAGCCCTTTTACCCTGGCCTTCTCTGCAATGATGTATTCAGTGCTGCCTCCTCCGATGTCGAAAATGAGGGCTGTCCTCTCCCTGCCATGGAGAGCGGAAAGAACGCCCTCAAGGGTGAGGGCCGCTTCCCTGCTGCCGCTGATGACTTCTGCATGAATGCCGGTTTTGACCTTGATTTCATCAATGAAAAGATGACCGTCTTCAGCTTCCCTGATGACACTTGTTGCCGATGCATTGACATTTTTTATGCCCTGCTCTGCCAGGGTTAGAGCAAAACCTTTAAGGGCCGCAAGGGTCCTTTTCTTTGCGTCGGAGTGAAGTTTTTTTCCATGGAAGCCTCCGCCGAGACGGGTAATTTCTCTTTTCAGGACAGCGTCATGGATATGGCCGTTGCCGTCGACCTGCCCGATGAGAAGACGCAGTGTATTAGTGCCTATATCTATGGATGCGAGTTTCATGGGAAGAACCGGATGGTTGCCCCTTTATTCTTTTTACAGACTTACTTTAATGACGGTTTTGACGTTTCCCCTTACGTTAAAGTCACCGACGACTTCCATCTTGCGGGGTTTGAGAGCTTCTTTCAGGTCATCAAATATCTTGTTGGTAACTTCTTCATGAGAGATCCCCCGGTCCCTGTAGGAATTGAGGTACATTTTCAGACTTTTCAGCTCGACAACGTATTTATCGGGAACATAGTTGAGTCTTATCGTTGCAAAGTCAGGATAACCGGATCTCGGACAAAGACAGGTAAATTCAGGGAAGCATATCTCTATGTTATAATCCCTGTCCGTATAAGGGTTTTCCCAGGGTTCAAGCCTTGCCTCTTTAATATCTTTTTCACCGTATTTCATCTATTAACCCTGTCAATCCAAATCTAAAACAGGGGCATGCCTGGACATGCCCCTGTAACAATAACTTTTCACCTGTTTCTCCCGCTGGCTAGAACCTTCTTTCAATGGCAGCGGCAGTACGAAGTTTTTCAACGTAATCGTTAAAGAGTTTTTCCCCCTGGCTTTTCTTAAGGAAGGATTCTATCTTTTCCTTAACGTCGGCCATAGGGGTCTGGCCGGCCTCTTTTTTGTCGACTACCTTGATAATATGAAAGCCGAATTGTGTCCTGATAATATCACTGATTTCGCCTTTTTTAAGCTTAAATGCAGTCTCGTCGAAAGGTTTGACCATTTTACCGCGGGTAAAGTATCCAAGGTCACCGCCATTGGGTCCCGAAGGGCCTTCTGATGATTTTTTTGCCGCTTCAGCAAAATCTTCACCCTTTTTGACTCTGGCCAGGATGTCTTCGATTTTCTTTTTTGCTTCTGCAACAGCGCTTTCTTCCGCCTTTTCATCAACTTTAACGAGGATATGGGAAGCTTTTACCGATTCGTCTGTTTTAAAATAGTCGGGGTTGTCCTGGTAAAACTTTTTAATTTCACTGTCGGAGACAGAGATTTTTTCTTCCACTTCCTTTTTAATAATTGTTTGAACGGCTAGCTGTTGCGTAACACTCTTTTCTATTTCTTCGACAGTCAGGTTTTTTTCGGAGATAGCTTTTTTGAAAGCCTCTTCATCAGGGAAATTAGCCTTTATATTACCGAGTTCTTTTTTAATATCTTCAGGGGAAGGACTGATTTTCTGACGTTCGCTTTCCTGCTTGAGAACCTGCATGTTGATCAGTTCCGTAAGCGCCATGTCCATTATCTCTTCGGGACTCACTGCCCTGCTGGACATTTTTACCTGGGTGGCCAGCATGGAATGTATCTTTTGCAGGTCTGACCTGGATATTTCAGCGCCGTTGACAGTGGCTACCACATCAGGAAGCTTTGCAAAGGCATCTTCCTTCTGCTGGCCCGGCATTGTTACCTTGCTTTCCGTAACCGGCGCCGGTTGCGTTTCTTCTTTTTTTGACTCTTCAATGCCATTTTCCTTGCAGCCGGCGGCAATTAATGCGTACATGGCGATGGTAATTGCCAGCCTGGTTGCTTTACTGTTTATAAATTTCAAATTCCTCTCCTCCACTTCGCTTATTTGATTGCTAACTTATAGCACATGCCCTCTTTATAGTCAATGTCTGCCGTTTTGGGGCTGTCATTTACTAAATCAGGCATAATGGACTTCCCTTCGGTAATGGCCATAAATTAGAAAACCCTTCTTGTAAGGCCTTAATATAGAGTCATGCTTAGTTAATCTTATGCAATTTCAAGGGAGGGCAAAATAGCGGGCAGGCGCAGCGGTCCCTTTGAAAAAAGCGCTTTCCAGGGCTAAATATTTTTCAGGAAGAATTCTGCCAGAAGTTCATCGTCGGTTTTAGGGACTTCTTCTGTTTTGATTTCCTTGACAGGCTCAGGCGCAGCCTCCCCGGGTGACTCTTCTTCAATGACGGCGCCGGCAAATCCCTGCTCCACCTTGTAGGCTTCATCCTTGTAAATGGCAGAATCCATATAGACTTCCACCCCTTTATCTTTCAGGATATTGGAAGGGACTATTTTCCCGAGCAGTTTGAAAGGATCATTGTCGCCTGACTCGATGGCGATAAACTTGACTGCAGGGGTAAGATTGTAACTCGGTTTTTTTTCCGAAAGGATGGAAAGCCTGTTGCCCTTC
Protein-coding sequences here:
- the queF gene encoding preQ(1) synthase → MKYGEKDIKEARLEPWENPYTDRDYNIEICFPEFTCLCPRSGYPDFATIRLNYVPDKYVVELKSLKMYLNSYRDRGISHEEVTNKIFDDLKEALKPRKMEVVGDFNVRGNVKTVIKVSL
- a CDS encoding rRNA pseudouridine synthase, whose translation is MNLIRLQKILARAGVASRREAEKIILSGKVKVNGKTVTELGTKADPEKDLIQVEGRKLSFAEKKVYYLLNKPTGYVTTMKDPRGRKTVADLLSSIEVRVYPVGRLDYDTSGLLIITNDGETANNLTHPKKEVDKRYEAKVKGIPSQEALSKLEKGIMLEDGMTAPARTRLLKKEGTRAWVEIIIHEGRNRQVRRMFEAIGHRVIKLKRVSLGPLKLGSLAPGKIRPLTAKERESLKALI
- a CDS encoding DUF3108 domain-containing protein, coding for MMKLSRRKFIVQMALFAGWLLRPRLSFPSGSQFFGAPLAPPGGEAGEVALKNIDFFLKENVNYDINFLWFSKAAVGKLNFSREGPGFKAILEAETKGFIGFLTFYRKHSYISHMSYLPDSRQLRVDFFERHVKVGSNEEKTYTWTDYNRRVLRREEYKKGKKIEDVKELIPEGVIYEDILSAFYNVRLGYYGPIRRGRQFTVRSLPSDGVSTIEVSFTTKEDAIKSRDLFGNKFDENMFSARVKVPRDLFKSKTGEVSILFDDALVPVYGVVKDYIGFGDIMGILKREGEVVQAHSQRLIGKDG
- a CDS encoding peptidylprolyl isomerase, whose translation is MKFINSKATRLAITIAMYALIAAGCKENGIEESKKEETQPAPVTESKVTMPGQQKEDAFAKLPDVVATVNGAEISRSDLQKIHSMLATQVKMSSRAVSPEEIMDMALTELINMQVLKQESERQKISPSPEDIKKELGNIKANFPDEEAFKKAISEKNLTVEEIEKSVTQQLAVQTIIKKEVEEKISVSDSEIKKFYQDNPDYFKTDESVKASHILVKVDEKAEESAVAEAKKKIEDILARVKKGEDFAEAAKKSSEGPSGPNGGDLGYFTRGKMVKPFDETAFKLKKGEISDIIRTQFGFHIIKVVDKKEAGQTPMADVKEKIESFLKKSQGEKLFNDYVEKLRTAAAIERRF
- a CDS encoding diguanylate cyclase, which gives rise to MKKRISDLSLSTKFLGAIGIILIILTIWDIRYNAEKEKRISHQVIKDWAFLFAENVRVSLNELMKSNKMEMRFRLFESMSEELTGLKDVRVIRGNRTNEIFHEINEKDIIPKLEIDLKSYGRELSLLKEKLTNTSDSEDRLDLEDEILYVKENITLTLSEINELRRLKPIDIREQAKDAVDEEVIRTGRPIYLFEGDNARVLIPYKARKKGCTEQLGCHKYAKEGDVLGAINLEFSVETINKEIRENNIKMAGFWFMRLIVFFTIISLLLSFIITKNLQNILKTFKKISGGDLSVRVPVKNRDEIGTLSEGFNGMAASLESTKKELGQRLLELFTIYNISKTMNSTLEIEALLEQLVNNISESMKIEKILIMLVSEDREEIYVASAIGFDTGKALEYREKIGQGLYGRAILTGRKKLIEDIGDGPSPLPEELLSEEINSVLIIPFMRRGEVLGLICGYKDKPEKFNDSDVQLFNSIAEHVCVAMENTRLFEEIKKIAIKDGLTGLYNKLFFHEKLEMEQERAKRNKQSLSLLLMGLDNLKDYNDTNGQGAGDDLLKELSSFIKSSIRKIDIPCRYDEEELALILPETGKEGALKLAESLVEKINNHSFQHRKLQAPGFVYATIGVASLPDDAKTPHDLIRKADQALSRAKSEGSNRIILCA
- a CDS encoding Ppx/GppA family phosphatase — translated: MKLASIDIGTNTLRLLIGQVDGNGHIHDAVLKREITRLGGGFHGKKLHSDAKKRTLAALKGFALTLAEQGIKNVNASATSVIREAEDGHLFIDEIKVKTGIHAEVISGSREAALTLEGVLSALHGRERTALIFDIGGGSTEYIIAEKARVKGLKSLNMGVVSMTEKYLASDPPSQKDIEKISSVVEGFLAELKKELPQLPVIEKAHEPLLVGTAGTITTLAALHQDLKVYDSGKINNYVLTKQAIEALFQRLCRMTHSGRASIEALEEGRADLIIAGTIIVLKTMEEFRFNEMTISDYGLLEGLLIDLSRRKGAIP
- a CDS encoding endonuclease III domain-containing protein; this translates as MLKKVYNKMFEAYGPQHWWPGDSPFEIIMGAILTQNTNWTNVEKAISNLKEAGLLNPRGLNHIDKDQLAELIRPSGYFNIKAKRLKAFMAFLFRHFKGDLDAMFSLNLTEIRKALLEVKGIGPETADSILLYAGNYPAFVVDAYTKRIFSRLAILHEEHTYHQIQDYFMAHLEEDVQLYNEYHALIVRHGKEHCKTKPLCKECPLLDIPCPMGQGM
- a CDS encoding cytochrome c family protein produces the protein MHVKQIVTLLLFSIYFFFTQTALASAPKYIGSNACSCHKAHVSDWKLSTHGRAFETLKPGVKKRAKIKAGLDPQKDYTKEERCLKCHTTGYRKKGGFIDINKTADRIGVGCESCHGPGSEYLSLHESRPGNFDRSQAKSWGQTYGSENPQVCTACHNKKRRGLETNKEQVYKFHWKKSLKKRKTYHRQLFLKMKDYSRPNFYRFLS